One genomic segment of Aliarcobacter cibarius includes these proteins:
- a CDS encoding HAMP domain-containing methyl-accepting chemotaxis protein, with protein sequence MIKNLKIRAKLIVLSFVSLVIVLFLGITSISKLEETNEGLKRVYNDRVLPLVELKNISEAYAVNVVDTAVKLRNNKISFEKCVTNISEAKDIINKNWNEYLATNLDEKEKIIVENIKNILSTANNTTDAIQQACTNKDSEKITSIIINSLYETIEPVSNNIAQLMDHQLKAAAEINNQATKDYDSTIIQTIITVIVAFILLIFISFLIISDMTNKITNFKNGLLGFFAYLNRESNDSKLLEDSSKDEFGEMAKVVNENILRTQKGIEEDRKLINETIAVLGEFEQGDLCQRLNLDVENPALVELKRVINNMGSVLETNIDNILKVLEQYSNYNYLNKIDQKGLKEHLLKLANGVNTLGDSITSMLVQNKSNGLTLEQSSSVLLANVDKLNLSSNEAAASLEETAAALEEITSNIRNNTENIAKMAKYSGEITKASADGEKLANKTTLAMDEINNKVNLVNEAISVIDQIAFQTNILSLNAAVEAATAGEAGKGFAVVAQEVRNLASRSAEAAKEIKSIVEEATKKANEGKDIANEMIQGYKSLNDSINSTINLISDVEMSSKEQLSGIEQINDAVNQLDQQTQQNAAISTQTNDIAITSDKIAKLIVEDANKKEFHGKNDIVAKTIEQNSKKFDNSLKTTKTNSNKISTKENSSIKGSSQNDDEWESF encoded by the coding sequence ATGATTAAAAACTTAAAAATTAGAGCAAAACTAATTGTTTTATCTTTTGTTTCACTAGTTATAGTACTATTCTTAGGTATTACTAGCATATCTAAGTTAGAAGAAACAAATGAAGGTTTAAAAAGAGTTTACAATGATAGAGTACTACCTTTAGTAGAATTAAAAAATATTTCTGAAGCATATGCTGTTAATGTTGTCGATACAGCTGTAAAATTGAGAAATAATAAAATCTCTTTTGAGAAATGTGTTACAAATATTTCTGAAGCTAAAGACATTATTAATAAAAATTGGAATGAATATTTAGCCACAAATCTGGATGAAAAAGAAAAAATAATAGTAGAAAATATAAAAAATATTCTTTCTACAGCAAACAATACTACAGATGCTATACAACAGGCATGTACAAATAAAGATTCAGAAAAAATCACTTCAATAATTATAAACAGTTTATATGAAACAATAGAACCTGTTTCTAATAATATTGCACAATTAATGGATCATCAATTAAAAGCTGCCGCAGAAATAAATAATCAAGCAACTAAAGATTATGATAGTACTATAATTCAAACTATTATTACTGTTATAGTAGCTTTCATATTATTGATATTTATATCTTTTTTAATAATTTCAGATATGACAAACAAAATAACAAATTTCAAGAATGGTCTATTAGGATTCTTTGCTTATTTAAATAGAGAATCAAATGACTCAAAACTTTTAGAAGACTCTTCAAAAGATGAATTTGGAGAAATGGCAAAAGTTGTAAATGAAAATATTTTAAGAACTCAAAAAGGTATTGAAGAAGATAGAAAATTAATAAATGAAACTATTGCTGTTTTAGGAGAATTTGAGCAAGGAGATTTATGTCAAAGATTAAATTTAGATGTTGAAAATCCTGCTTTAGTAGAATTAAAAAGAGTTATAAACAATATGGGAAGTGTTTTAGAAACGAATATAGATAATATTTTAAAAGTTTTAGAACAATATTCAAATTATAACTATCTAAATAAAATAGATCAAAAAGGTTTAAAAGAACATTTATTAAAGCTTGCAAATGGGGTTAATACACTTGGTGATTCAATAACTAGTATGCTAGTACAAAATAAATCAAATGGATTAACATTAGAACAAAGTTCTAGCGTACTTCTTGCAAATGTTGATAAACTAAATTTAAGTTCAAATGAAGCAGCAGCTTCTTTAGAGGAGACAGCAGCAGCACTTGAAGAGATAACAAGCAATATTAGAAACAATACAGAAAATATTGCAAAAATGGCTAAATATTCAGGTGAAATTACAAAAGCATCAGCAGATGGAGAGAAACTTGCTAATAAAACAACTTTAGCAATGGATGAAATAAATAATAAAGTAAATCTTGTAAATGAAGCTATTTCAGTTATTGATCAAATAGCATTTCAAACAAATATTTTATCTTTAAATGCTGCTGTTGAAGCTGCAACTGCTGGAGAAGCTGGAAAAGGATTTGCTGTTGTTGCTCAAGAAGTGCGAAATCTAGCAAGTAGAAGTGCAGAAGCGGCAAAAGAGATTAAATCTATAGTTGAAGAAGCTACAAAAAAAGCAAATGAAGGTAAAGATATTGCAAATGAGATGATTCAAGGATATAAAAGTCTAAATGATTCAATAAACTCAACGATAAATTTAATTTCGGATGTGGAAATGTCAAGTAAAGAACAATTATCTGGAATCGAACAAATAAATGATGCAGTAAATCAGTTAGATCAACAAACACAACAAAATGCTGCAATATCAACACAAACAAATGATATAGCAATAACTTCAGATAAAATTGCAAAATTAATAGTTGAAGATGCTAATAAAAAAGAATTCCATGGTAAAAATGATATTGTTGCAAAAACTATAGAGCAAAATTCAAAAAAATTTGATAATAGTTTAAAAACTACAAAAACTAATTCAAATAAAATCTCAACAAAAGAAAATTCTTCAATTAAAGGTAGTAGTCAAAATGATGATGAATGGGAGAGTTTTTAA
- the ligA gene encoding NAD-dependent DNA ligase LigA has product MTNFEYEKNIEKLIIWAKAYYVYDEPLASDEEYDKLARECLEFEKNNPNLAHPNSPNKRVGGYILEGFSKASHLSRMWSQEDVFNTKELEDWIKRASKVENNLEFFIQPKFDGASLNLIYENGLLKQAITRGDGTVGEDVTNNVFTIQSIPLKISEKSLIEIRGEVVIRKNDFEAINQERLKNNEPTFANPRNAAAGSLRQLDPKITAKRKLYFTAWGVGQNNLNFEKTSELMEYIFSLGFEKTPMQELCKDVSEIETIYKKMVEKRDDFSMILDGMVVKINDINTQNSLGYTQKFPRWSCAYKFPAIEKTTQLKDIILQVGRTGVVTPVAIVKPVEIDGAIVERATLHNFDEIERLNLKINDEIIIIRSGDVIPKITKVLKDRRDGSQKEIIKPTLCPDCKSELLIEEIIIKCQNLDCPSRVVNSIIYFASKNCLNIDGLGDKIVELLVKEKKIYDILDLYSLKYEDLENLEGFKEKKINNLLNAIENSKNSDLYRVITALGIEHIGEVASKAICNKFGLNLVDITFEDLTSIDGIGEQMANSFLEFMRVNKNIVLKLFDILSPKVTIKEEAKDNPFKNKTVVVTGTMSKSRDEIKLFLENLGAKVNSSVSKKTDFLIYGEDAGSKYDKALELGVAILTEDEMHSKL; this is encoded by the coding sequence ATGACAAATTTTGAATATGAAAAGAATATTGAAAAATTAATAATTTGGGCAAAAGCTTACTATGTTTACGATGAACCCCTTGCTAGCGATGAAGAATATGATAAATTAGCAAGAGAATGTTTAGAATTTGAAAAAAATAACCCAAATTTAGCTCATCCAAATTCTCCAAATAAAAGAGTGGGTGGTTATATATTAGAAGGTTTTTCTAAAGCTTCTCATCTTAGTCGTATGTGGAGTCAAGAAGATGTTTTTAATACAAAAGAATTAGAAGATTGGATAAAAAGAGCTTCAAAAGTAGAAAATAATTTAGAGTTTTTTATTCAACCAAAATTTGATGGAGCAAGTTTAAATCTTATCTATGAAAATGGTCTTTTAAAGCAAGCAATCACAAGAGGTGATGGAACAGTTGGAGAAGATGTTACAAATAATGTTTTCACAATTCAGTCTATTCCACTTAAAATTTCTGAAAAATCATTAATAGAAATAAGAGGTGAAGTCGTAATAAGAAAAAACGATTTTGAAGCTATTAATCAAGAAAGATTAAAAAACAATGAACCAACTTTTGCAAATCCTAGAAATGCTGCTGCAGGAAGTTTAAGACAACTCGACCCAAAAATAACTGCAAAAAGAAAACTATATTTCACAGCTTGGGGAGTAGGACAAAATAATCTAAACTTTGAAAAAACTAGTGAACTTATGGAATATATTTTTTCATTAGGATTTGAAAAAACTCCTATGCAAGAACTTTGTAAAGATGTTTCTGAAATAGAAACAATCTATAAAAAAATGGTAGAAAAAAGAGATGATTTTTCTATGATTCTTGATGGAATGGTTGTAAAAATAAATGATATAAATACACAAAATAGTTTAGGATACACTCAAAAATTTCCAAGATGGTCATGTGCTTATAAGTTCCCTGCAATTGAAAAAACAACTCAATTAAAAGATATTATATTACAAGTAGGTAGAACTGGTGTTGTAACTCCTGTTGCCATCGTAAAACCAGTAGAAATTGATGGAGCAATAGTAGAACGTGCAACTCTACACAATTTTGATGAAATTGAAAGACTTAATTTAAAAATAAATGATGAAATAATTATTATTCGAAGCGGTGATGTAATTCCTAAAATAACAAAAGTTTTAAAAGATAGAAGAGATGGTAGTCAAAAAGAAATTATAAAACCAACACTTTGTCCAGATTGCAAAAGTGAACTTTTAATTGAAGAGATTATTATAAAATGTCAAAATTTAGATTGTCCTTCAAGAGTTGTAAATTCGATAATCTATTTTGCTAGTAAAAATTGCCTAAATATAGATGGTTTAGGAGATAAAATCGTGGAACTTTTAGTAAAAGAAAAAAAGATATATGATATTTTAGACCTATACTCTTTGAAATATGAAGATCTAGAAAATTTAGAAGGATTTAAAGAAAAGAAAATAAACAATCTTTTAAATGCAATTGAAAATTCAAAAAATAGTGATTTATATAGAGTAATTACAGCATTAGGGATTGAGCATATTGGTGAAGTTGCATCAAAAGCTATATGTAATAAATTTGGACTAAACTTAGTTGATATAACTTTTGAAGATTTAACTAGTATTGATGGTATTGGTGAACAAATGGCAAATTCATTTTTGGAATTTATGAGAGTAAATAAAAATATAGTTTTAAAACTTTTTGATATTTTAAGTCCAAAAGTTACTATAAAAGAAGAAGCAAAAGATAATCCTTTTAAAAATAAAACTGTTGTAGTAACAGGAACTATGAGTAAAAGTAGAGATGAAATAAAATTATTTTTAGAAAATCTTGGAGCAAAAGTAAATTCTAGTGTATCTAAAAAAACAGATTTCTTAATTTATGGAGAAGATGCTGGAAGTAAATATGATAAAGCTTTAGAGCTTGGAGTTGCAATTTTAACTGAAGATGAGATGCATTCAAAATTATAA
- a CDS encoding methyl-accepting chemotaxis protein yields MLNNFNTRTKLFLFPMLFIIIIVISGSIYNYFTGYANDRQKIVSHTRDFVEHLLEGRIAVYQFFRNANEETKQNVISKFQDLETEVRNLKPTLISEKNIQLTDEILKISKEYLDNFHDVSKAKIDETKNGETELELTKQKVSDMSKIGLKLEDKILEINQSAITLRDEANDSLSRNLIILVVVSILIFVIVSYLISNNITNSLERFKEGFLSFFAYLNREQNSVKTLDESAKDEFGQMSKIVNENILRTQKGIEEDRAIIDETITVLGEFEQGAMQKRITLNVSNPSLMQLKSVLNNMGDILESNINNILKVLEEYANYDYRNSVNANGLREHLLRLANGVNQLGESVTNMLIENKSNGMTLDNSSKILLANVDKLNLSSNEAAASLEETAAALEEITSNIRNNTESISQMSRLSEGVTKSVNHGEELANQTTVAMDEINIQVNLVNEAISVIDQIAFQTNILSLNAAVEAATAGEAGKGFAVVAQEVRNLASRSAEAAKEIKNIVEQATIKANEGKNIASTMIDGYKELNQNISQTINLISDIQNASKEQLLGIEQINDAVNQLDQQTQQNAMVATQSHDIALSTDNIAKLIVEDANKKEFNGKNDVKPKIESNQKEKTHLRNEISQQPVSQNKKTTQIKDSSKDDEWESF; encoded by the coding sequence ATGTTAAATAATTTTAACACAAGAACAAAATTATTTCTTTTTCCAATGTTATTTATAATAATAATAGTAATTTCAGGTTCAATTTATAACTATTTTACAGGATATGCAAATGATAGACAAAAAATAGTTTCTCATACAAGAGATTTTGTTGAACATCTTTTGGAAGGAAGAATAGCTGTTTATCAATTTTTTAGAAATGCAAATGAAGAAACAAAACAAAATGTTATTTCTAAATTTCAAGACTTAGAAACAGAGGTGAGAAATTTAAAACCTACATTAATTAGTGAGAAAAACATACAACTTACAGATGAAATTTTAAAAATTTCAAAAGAGTATCTTGACAATTTTCATGATGTTTCTAAGGCAAAAATTGATGAAACAAAAAATGGTGAAACTGAGTTAGAACTTACAAAACAAAAAGTTTCAGATATGTCTAAAATAGGATTAAAACTTGAAGATAAAATTTTAGAAATAAATCAAAGTGCAATTACTTTAAGAGATGAAGCAAATGACTCTTTGAGTAGAAATTTAATAATTTTAGTAGTAGTTTCTATACTTATATTTGTAATAGTTTCATATTTAATTTCAAATAATATTACAAATTCTCTTGAGAGATTTAAAGAAGGATTTTTATCATTTTTTGCATATTTAAATAGAGAACAAAATAGTGTAAAAACTCTTGATGAGAGTGCAAAAGATGAATTTGGACAAATGTCAAAAATAGTAAATGAAAATATTCTAAGAACTCAAAAAGGAATAGAAGAAGATAGAGCAATTATTGATGAAACAATTACTGTTTTAGGAGAGTTCGAACAAGGTGCAATGCAAAAAAGAATAACTTTAAATGTTTCAAATCCTTCTTTAATGCAATTAAAATCTGTTTTAAATAATATGGGTGATATTCTAGAATCAAACATAAATAATATTTTAAAAGTTCTTGAAGAATATGCAAATTATGATTATAGAAATAGTGTAAATGCTAATGGGTTAAGAGAACATCTTTTAAGACTTGCTAATGGAGTGAATCAATTAGGAGAGTCTGTAACTAATATGTTAATAGAGAATAAATCAAATGGTATGACTCTTGATAATAGTTCTAAAATACTTTTAGCAAATGTTGATAAATTAAATTTAAGTTCAAATGAAGCAGCAGCTTCTTTAGAAGAGACAGCAGCAGCACTTGAAGAGATAACAAGCAATATTAGAAATAATACTGAGAGTATTTCACAAATGTCTAGATTATCTGAAGGTGTTACAAAATCAGTAAATCATGGTGAAGAGTTAGCAAATCAAACAACAGTTGCAATGGATGAGATAAATATTCAAGTTAATTTAGTAAATGAAGCTATTTCAGTGATTGACCAAATTGCTTTCCAAACAAATATTTTATCTTTAAATGCCGCTGTTGAAGCTGCAACTGCTGGAGAAGCTGGAAAAGGATTTGCAGTTGTTGCACAAGAGGTAAGAAATCTTGCAAGTAGAAGTGCAGAAGCTGCAAAAGAGATTAAAAATATAGTTGAACAAGCTACAATCAAAGCAAATGAAGGTAAAAATATTGCTTCAACAATGATAGATGGCTATAAAGAATTAAATCAAAATATTTCTCAAACAATCAATCTAATATCAGATATTCAAAATGCTTCAAAAGAACAACTTTTAGGAATAGAGCAAATTAATGATGCAGTAAATCAGTTAGATCAACAAACACAACAAAATGCAATGGTTGCTACACAATCACACGATATTGCGTTAAGTACAGATAATATTGCAAAATTAATCGTTGAAGATGCGAATAAAAAAGAGTTTAATGGTAAGAATGATGTTAAACCAAAAATTGAATCAAATCAAAAAGAAAAGACTCACTTAAGAAATGAAATAAGTCAACAACCAGTTTCTCAAAATAAAAAAACTACACAGATAAAAGATAGTTCAAAAGATGATGAATGGGAGAGCTTTTAA
- a CDS encoding glutathionylspermidine synthase family protein, which produces MRLEKVAPLADEYLESIGFVWHTDSDNSSYISNELVVINEDEANAYYEAVNELYDMFAEAGQYVIDNDLFHELNIPFNLIEVIKESWENDVHWHLYSRFDLAGGIDGKPIKLIEFNADTPTSLFETAIIQWAMLKKNNLDEMSQFNNLYDALKDNFKRIITLDSDIEKFEEYYSNLGWKILFSSISSSSEDINTTKLLQHIASEAGFNTDFEFIENVQFSDEGIFKDDELFEFWFKLIPWENIGIEESELALILTEIIRNKKAIIFNPAYTLIFQSKAFMKILWDLYPNHPLLLETSFEPLVGKKYVEKRAFGREGANTKIVNADGSIDTQTSGEYEGHKAIYQEYVEFPKDENGNFYQAGVFYAYEACALGFRRGGKILNNMSKFVGHIIK; this is translated from the coding sequence ATGAGATTAGAAAAAGTAGCTCCACTTGCAGATGAATATTTAGAATCAATAGGATTTGTTTGGCACACAGATAGCGATAATAGCTCTTATATTAGTAATGAATTAGTAGTTATAAATGAAGATGAAGCAAATGCTTACTATGAGGCTGTTAATGAACTTTACGATATGTTTGCTGAGGCTGGGCAATATGTAATTGATAATGATTTATTTCATGAGCTAAATATTCCTTTTAATCTTATTGAAGTAATCAAAGAATCTTGGGAAAATGATGTTCATTGGCACTTATATTCAAGATTTGATTTAGCAGGTGGAATAGATGGAAAACCTATAAAATTAATTGAATTTAATGCTGATACGCCAACTTCACTTTTTGAAACGGCAATAATACAATGGGCTATGTTGAAAAAAAATAACCTAGATGAAATGAGTCAATTCAATAATCTTTATGATGCACTAAAAGATAATTTCAAAAGAATTATAACTTTAGATAGTGATATTGAAAAATTTGAAGAGTACTATTCTAATTTAGGTTGGAAAATTTTATTTTCATCAATCTCTAGTTCTAGTGAAGATATTAATACTACAAAACTTTTACAGCATATCGCTAGTGAAGCAGGTTTTAATACAGATTTTGAATTTATTGAAAATGTACAATTCAGTGATGAAGGAATCTTTAAAGATGATGAACTATTTGAATTTTGGTTCAAACTTATTCCTTGGGAAAATATTGGAATTGAAGAGAGTGAATTAGCTCTTATTCTAACTGAAATTATAAGAAATAAAAAAGCAATTATTTTTAATCCTGCTTACACTTTAATTTTTCAATCAAAAGCATTCATGAAAATTTTATGGGATTTATATCCAAATCATCCCCTACTTCTTGAAACTTCATTTGAGCCTTTAGTTGGTAAAAAATATGTTGAAAAAAGAGCTTTTGGTAGAGAAGGTGCTAATACAAAAATTGTAAATGCTGATGGTTCGATTGATACTCAAACTTCTGGTGAGTATGAAGGTCACAAGGCTATTTATCAAGAGTATGTAGAGTTTCCAAAAGATGAAAATGGAAATTTCTATCAAGCTGGAGTTTTCTATGCTTATGAAGCTTGTGCTTTAGGATTTAGAAGAGGCGGAAAAATTTTAAACAACATGTCAAAATTTGTAGGACATATTATTAAATAA
- a CDS encoding UPF0323 family lipoprotein: MKKNIHIKKISDFAKIGGLTSFLILGLTACNDSSSQNQTQAKNTTITEATKQEGAFVVIEQAADGSYKIADEFPASKTTIVLRSPDGTEKILSQEEIDKLVKEEEAKIDAGTSPLTNPQLSDGAMGLGGVLLSSIAGAMIGSWLGNKLFNNQNFQNQKAAQYKSPQTFSKSQSSFGNQAGTASNTSTQKKSGFFGGNNTSSSTTSSTSKSSSFSSPTTSTGG, from the coding sequence TTGAAAAAAAATATTCATATTAAAAAAATAAGTGATTTTGCCAAAATTGGTGGTCTTACTTCATTTTTAATTTTGGGTTTAACAGCTTGTAATGATAGTTCAAGTCAAAACCAAACTCAAGCTAAAAACACAACAATAACAGAAGCAACAAAACAAGAAGGTGCATTTGTTGTGATTGAACAAGCAGCTGATGGTAGTTATAAAATTGCAGATGAATTTCCTGCTTCTAAAACTACTATTGTTTTAAGAAGTCCTGATGGAACTGAAAAGATTTTATCTCAAGAGGAAATTGATAAACTAGTAAAAGAAGAAGAAGCAAAAATTGATGCAGGAACTTCTCCTCTTACAAATCCTCAATTAAGTGATGGAGCTATGGGACTTGGTGGAGTTTTATTATCTTCGATTGCTGGAGCTATGATAGGTTCATGGCTTGGAAATAAACTATTTAATAATCAAAATTTCCAAAACCAAAAAGCAGCTCAGTATAAATCCCCACAAACATTTAGTAAATCTCAAAGCTCTTTTGGAAATCAAGCAGGAACTGCTTCAAATACATCAACTCAAAAGAAAAGTGGATTCTTTGGAGGTAACAATACGAGCTCATCTACTACAAGCTCTACTTCAAAATCTTCATCTTTCTCTTCACCAACAACTAGCACAGGAGGTTGA
- a CDS encoding ABC transporter ATP-binding protein has protein sequence MYIIDFENIDVAYDNIDSYKDRDIDSNYKENIVLKDINLKIEEGSHWAILGANGSGKSTLLKLILSEIHPRATKEFKKEIMGLKRYSIFELKKYLGVITNDLHNYFLQNASYMSGFEVVLSGYYSSIGIFTHQDFTSSQISKVFEVMNFLDIINLKDKKVSAMSTGELRKCLIARALIHTPKAFILDEPTVGLDIKSQINFIKMLKKLSKTTSIILVTHHLEEIFEEIDNVALIYNKTIYKSGKKDEILTSENLSEIFDTKISIKKKNERYFIEEIL, from the coding sequence ATGTACATAATAGACTTTGAAAATATTGATGTTGCTTATGACAATATAGATAGTTATAAAGATAGAGATATTGACAGTAATTATAAAGAAAATATTGTTTTAAAAGATATTAATCTAAAAATTGAAGAAGGCTCTCATTGGGCAATTTTAGGCGCAAATGGAAGTGGAAAATCAACACTTTTAAAGTTAATACTTTCTGAAATTCATCCAAGAGCGACAAAAGAGTTTAAAAAAGAGATTATGGGATTAAAAAGATACTCTATTTTTGAACTTAAAAAATATTTAGGTGTAATCACAAATGATTTACACAACTATTTTTTACAAAATGCCTCATATATGAGTGGATTTGAAGTTGTCTTAAGTGGATATTATAGTTCTATTGGTATTTTCACACACCAAGATTTTACATCTTCTCAAATATCAAAAGTTTTTGAAGTTATGAATTTTCTAGATATTATTAACTTAAAAGATAAAAAAGTATCTGCTATGAGTACAGGAGAATTAAGAAAATGCTTAATTGCAAGAGCTTTAATTCATACACCAAAAGCTTTTATTTTAGATGAACCAACAGTTGGGCTTGATATAAAATCGCAAATAAATTTTATTAAAATGTTAAAAAAATTATCAAAAACTACTTCCATAATCCTAGTAACTCATCATCTTGAAGAAATTTTTGAAGAAATTGACAATGTTGCTTTAATTTACAACAAAACAATTTATAAAAGTGGTAAAAAGGATGAAATCCTAACAAGTGAAAACTTGAGTGAAATTTTTGACACAAAAATCTCAATTAAAAAAAAGAATGAAAGATATTTCATAGAAGAAATTTTGTAG
- the sugE gene encoding quaternary ammonium compound efflux SMR transporter SugE: MSWGILFLAGIFEIFWAIGLKYSDGFTKLIPSIFTLITMIISFYLLSLALKTLPIGTAYAVWVGIGTIGTVIAGIILFGESTSLIRVVSILFILIGIIGLKFTTN, from the coding sequence ATGAGTTGGGGAATACTATTTCTAGCTGGAATTTTTGAAATATTTTGGGCAATTGGTTTAAAATATAGTGATGGATTTACAAAACTAATCCCAAGCATTTTCACTCTTATTACTATGATTATAAGTTTTTATCTTCTAAGTTTAGCTTTAAAAACTTTACCTATTGGTACAGCTTATGCTGTTTGGGTTGGAATTGGAACAATTGGAACAGTTATTGCAGGAATAATACTCTTTGGAGAATCTACTAGCTTGATTAGAGTTGTAAGTATTTTATTTATATTAATAGGAATCATTGGACTTAAATTTACTACAAATTAG
- a CDS encoding IS1380 family transposase, translating into MGELKIAYSDKKVTPLGGMKLLKDFIDHLQILPYLNELNIPQPNSNRGYDPTILILGFWLSIITGGNRFSHTDWLRYDTTLQSIFELDKLPSSSTYNRFFYKFDIEKNSQIFPQLQQWFMDQFKVGKLTIDLDSTVITRYGNQEGSAIGYNPKKKGRKSHHPLMAFVDQTKMVANAWLRAGNTSDTNNYKAFLEETFDVVLKNKSVGLVRADSGFYSDKFLSWFEKRDLNYVIAVKFYENFKYEIGSIEDWSSITKGLDVAELYFKPNNTNNTRRYILVRKKVENYPNSGGKLLFDEPTYRYSAYVTNLTLPLDQVYNIYNTRADAENRIKELKYDFGLDNFALDKFYATEAAHRFMLVAYNIMALFKHQILQTNMQLSTLRSYCFALGSWMTNHANEKVLNISLPRKRRSWMDGLFENIKQVTKPYKYK; encoded by the coding sequence ATGGGTGAGTTAAAAATTGCTTATTCAGATAAAAAAGTAACTCCTTTGGGAGGTATGAAATTATTAAAAGATTTTATAGATCACTTACAAATATTACCTTATTTAAATGAACTAAATATTCCTCAACCAAATTCAAATAGAGGATATGATCCAACTATTTTAATATTAGGTTTTTGGCTTAGTATTATTACAGGTGGTAATAGATTTTCTCACACAGATTGGCTTCGTTATGATACAACACTGCAATCAATATTTGAACTAGATAAACTTCCTTCAAGTAGTACATACAATAGATTTTTCTATAAATTTGATATTGAGAAAAACTCACAAATATTTCCACAATTACAACAATGGTTTATGGATCAGTTTAAAGTTGGAAAGCTAACAATAGATTTAGATTCAACAGTTATTACAAGATATGGAAATCAAGAAGGAAGTGCTATTGGATATAATCCAAAGAAAAAAGGAAGAAAATCTCATCATCCTTTAATGGCATTTGTAGATCAAACAAAGATGGTTGCAAATGCATGGCTAAGAGCAGGTAATACTTCAGATACAAATAATTATAAAGCATTTTTGGAAGAGACATTTGATGTAGTATTAAAAAATAAATCTGTTGGACTAGTAAGAGCTGATAGTGGATTTTATAGTGATAAATTTTTATCTTGGTTTGAAAAAAGAGATCTAAATTATGTAATAGCAGTAAAGTTCTATGAAAATTTTAAATATGAAATAGGCTCAATTGAAGATTGGTCATCTATTACTAAAGGTTTAGATGTAGCAGAACTATATTTCAAACCAAATAATACTAATAATACAAGAAGATATATTTTAGTTAGAAAAAAAGTTGAAAACTATCCAAATAGTGGAGGTAAATTACTATTTGATGAACCTACATATAGATATAGTGCTTATGTTACTAATCTTACTCTTCCTCTTGATCAAGTATATAATATTTATAATACAAGAGCAGATGCAGAAAATAGAATCAAAGAATTAAAATATGATTTTGGATTAGATAATTTTGCACTTGATAAATTCTATGCAACTGAAGCTGCTCATAGATTTATGCTGGTGGCATACAATATTATGGCACTTTTTAAACATCAAATTTTACAAACAAATATGCAACTTTCAACATTAAGATCCTATTGCTTTGCATTAGGATCTTGGATGACAAATCATGCGAATGAAAAAGTACTAAATATATCACTTCCAAGGAAAAGAAGATCTTGGATGGATGGATTATTTGAAAATATAAAACAAGTCACCAAGCCATATAAATATAAATAA
- a CDS encoding prepilin peptidase, whose translation MFSLFLSYTDFKKFLVPNNLIMTMSLMLLVFGFFESKIYISSIILAFVILLFFIIVMLLNRQLIIGGGDIKYMMLVGLYLGVSSFALFLIITGILQTFALLYMQKIEKRKVAPMVPLMFISVFIVELLVKFDIYTVKF comes from the coding sequence ATATTTTCTCTTTTCTTGTCTTATACAGATTTTAAAAAATTTCTTGTTCCAAATAATTTGATAATGACTATGAGTTTGATGCTTTTGGTTTTTGGATTTTTTGAGTCGAAAATATATATAAGCTCTATTATATTGGCGTTTGTCATCCTACTTTTTTTTATCATTGTTATGTTGTTGAATAGACAACTTATAATTGGTGGTGGTGACATAAAATATATGATGTTAGTTGGGCTTTATCTAGGGGTTAGTTCTTTTGCTCTTTTTTTAATAATTACAGGAATTTTACAAACTTTTGCTTTACTTTATATGCAAAAGATTGAAAAAAGAAAAGTTGCACCAATGGTTCCATTGATGTTTATATCAGTTTTTATTGTAGAGTTATTAGTTAAATTTGATATTTATACAGTTAAATTTTAG